The following DNA comes from Emys orbicularis isolate rEmyOrb1 chromosome 13, rEmyOrb1.hap1, whole genome shotgun sequence.
TTTTGAAATCCATTCGTCAAACATTTATTAAGTTGTTCAAATAAATCCAGGCATCCCATCTGGTCCGGGTGATTTCCAATTTTTCATTTATCTCAGTACCTCATTTCTTTCTTTGGTCTTTCTCTGTATTCCTCTGTGCTGTGTTTTGTaaactttttctttcatttctaatCCGGTTCGCTCTCTGCTTATGTTGTACAGTCTCAGACCAGATTTCCTTCCAGAAGCAGTGAAACTCTTCATCGTCATTTATTGGCTCTCTAATTTTGActattctgtttatttttttcccatcaATCAGATGAAAGACTCTCCTAGGGTCTCTGGTGAAGTGACTGTTCTCTCGATACTAATAACTTTGTGCTGAGATCTTTCAAGTCCATGACACTAAGTGATCAGTTTCTCTTTACATTGTTCCTTCATAACTCTCACATCCTTTCATTCAGCTGATATTTCATCTCCAAGGATGCTGCTCTTTTCTCTTCAAATGATTTTTCCCATATTCATACAGTAGGCTGGTATCTCAATGAAAAAGCGTACTTTTCTGTTTGAACCTTCATTTCCATGGAGGTTCTTGAAGATAGGAAGTTTTCCAATGGTTCATGTGTTCAGATGGCTTGATGTTAAACCAATGAATGCTACTGTTACTGTAGCATAAATTATATAATTGTACTGGCTAATCCTTGCAGGTTTTTTCTCCAGTTTCCTTGAGTACGTCATTAAGTACTTGCATTATATCATCCAGTGCGTGATGGTCTACAAATTCAAGTTGGTAGTGCTGGTGTTCAATGTCTTTTACACTCTGCATGATCTCGATCAACAAATCCTTCAGATTTTCTCTACTTTCTTCAGGTGCTCTTTCACTCATATTTGTCCTCAAATTTTCTTCCATTTCTGCCTTCTGTTTATCCTATGTCACTGCTCCCACCAAAATGTTTGTACATAGTTCTACATGACTAATCTCCTTTTCAGACTTTCAATCTTCATTTGTGTAAATTCTCCTCTTTGGAATAAAGCTCTCGGTTGTGCAGTGAATCTATGCTCGGTTATTTCTTTCTCAGTGTTGTCGTTTCTCTCCTTCCAGTGTTGGAGCATTTTCtttgctccaggctctctcttcTGGTTTTGCCAAAAGACAACCTCGGATCACTTCTTTGTTTATAAGACAACTCCTTTTCACTCTATTGTAACAAATGATCTCTGGTTGTTTGGACAGTTGCACGATACATGAGGTTGCCCACCTCCACACAAAACACTCCGCTGGGGAGGAGGCTGTCATCCAGATACTGTCTTCTGAGGCCCACTTTAGAGGTAATTGACAATTATTATGAATGCCATATTCTCCATACTGGTTTGGGTTGATAGGCTATACCCTGTTGGGTGGGAAACCAGAATTTCTAGGCCTCAGAGGTTTCTTCCTCTTCTAGAATTCTAGATATTTTAATAGGGGTCAATCCAATAATATTCTACAGATATTACATTCTGTAGTTTTTGTAGAGTATTTATAGAATTGGCCAGATCCCATGATGGTGTGCATCAGCCATAGCTCCATAGGCACCAatgggccaaatcttcagctgcTCTAAATCAGCCATAGCTCTATTTAAGTTAATGGGACAGATGAAAGAGATATCAGGCTAGAGAGAGACAGCAAGGGGGACTAtatcctggtggttagggcattcacctccAGATGCAGGAAACCGAGTAtccagtccctctgctccaaagcttttttattatttaaccacagtggaacagcttcaacaggagagaatgagggagCCCTATGTCCAACTGTCCCAATATCACAGCTGAGCAGTATTTCTGTGAGTACCAGTGGGGCCTTATCCTGGGATTTAGGGAACTAAAGGAGTAGTTTGGTGCCAAAGTCCTTTTCTGCATCTAGCCCATTTTTGCCtattttaaacacacattttatCGGATGTAGAAGGCCTCTTTACATTCATCCTACTGATCAGATGATCTCCACATGCCATTTCAATTTACTTGtgtgttaattttatttttttccagtctgacAGGTCAGTTTTCCTGAGTAAGAATCCATGGGAAATCAAACCAAAGTGACTGAATTTATTATCCTGGGACTTTCCAATGACCCACAGCTGCAGATTTTTCTCTTCCTGGTTTTTTTACTTGTCTACCTAATCACGCTTTTGGCAAACATGGTGATCATGGTGGTGATAAGGGCTGTTCCTCACCTTCACACCCCAATGTACTTCTTCCTGTCTCATTTATCCTTTGTTGATATCTGCTATTCCTCAACCGTTGTGCCTAAGATGTTGGTGCATTTCCTAGCAGAGCACAAAACCATTTCTGTCAATAGCTGCATTGCACAGATGTTCTTCATTTTGCAGCTGGCTACTACTGACATTTTTATTCTCTCAGTGATGGCTTATGACCGCTACGTTGCCATCTGTGACCCATTGCGTTACATGGAGAGAATGAACAAAGGGATCTGTGTTCAGCTGGTGAGTGGTGCATGGGCAATAGGCTTCTTCCATGCCCTGCTTAACACAGTTTTTGCCCTCaagttgcatttctgtgggcccaGTCAAATCAACCATTTCAGCTGTGAGCTTCCTCCTCTGTTACAACTGTCCTGCACTGAGAGTCTCACCAATCAAGTGGTGCTTCTTACTTCTGCTGTGATATTTGCATCAagctccttcctcctcaccctGATCTCCTACATTCACATCATCTCCACCGTCCTGAGGATACAATCTGCAGAGGGAAGGCATAAAGtcttctccacctgcagctcccacctgatTGTGGTTGGCTTATTCTACCTGACAGGTTTTCTCCAGTACACAAAACCCAGCTCGGTTTCCTCTGTCATTCTGGATGAAATGTTCTCCATCCAGTATAGCATCTTGacccccatgttaaaccccatcatctacagcctgaaaaacaaggaggtgaaaaCAGCTATAGGGAAAATGTTTCAGAAATTCAAATTTCTCAAGTAGTGtcgatcttttaaaaaaaaaatcattgggaCTAGAACTGTGGATAACTTGTGTTTGG
Coding sequences within:
- the LOC135887805 gene encoding olfactory receptor 5G9-like; amino-acid sequence: MGNQTKVTEFIILGLSNDPQLQIFLFLVFLLVYLITLLANMVIMVVIRAVPHLHTPMYFFLSHLSFVDICYSSTVVPKMLVHFLAEHKTISVNSCIAQMFFILQLATTDIFILSVMAYDRYVAICDPLRYMERMNKGICVQLVSGAWAIGFFHALLNTVFALKLHFCGPSQINHFSCELPPLLQLSCTESLTNQVVLLTSAVIFASSSFLLTLISYIHIISTVLRIQSAEGRHKVFSTCSSHLIVVGLFYLTGFLQYTKPSSVSSVILDEMFSIQYSILTPMLNPIIYSLKNKEVKTAIGKMFQKFKFLK